A single Candidatus Aegiribacteria sp. DNA region contains:
- a CDS encoding GNAT family N-acetyltransferase — MKRNIILKIYEKHHAKGVATMWSESREGWPPGFLGASEFTAESVEMEEQSSGKLFTVLALDGDRVVGFCRTTPYGGEPDAAYVALVNVVPDLHGKKIGKRLLLDAVERTALKGFYRIDLHTWPANLKAMPLYKKTGFFWVPDTMVYMQNYMPFLIGRPEFKEFLDGESWYDIFERELTVEPDEQKTDSGREVFKYRFAIKDRSFEAVFDRRGRILCAINAPGVTASIEREVGKIFFGREVSINLAGDSLPDRIDMKSHEYLSAPSSVTLDEATSGFKIVHEPVEVPVPERDRSPRVSALIPGRIPVELGLGIRAEEPVSLLSPPVRRIRQGQSVLELDLKKLADADSVTVLTSLNGEKLQEQKFGLDESVFQRIRIPLPELSNGIHELALRFKLFDQCGAEEKLILVSGPFTGIPESRITRKSAVIIGRDISIEVASTGAWTSVWGHGMDDKPSRLGGLRLYAGPPYWNSDLPHQLYNFKLDGNVINAGTAWSARPGMVHECSFSLDPAGFIRASSIVRNGSDSVQKIRFSAVWGGGQSFTPGTDAIPLKEGVYTGNRIYNQIPDWTEDLPKIVDELGAPWLALSGPDRSLIAYFPDWSSLRYDRPETEEILIKPGEYAESPVLKLLFSDGNFDCLFRRATSLGWELGETEKQFGFLNHNITPVMRNGAEVKLSHRLLGKRKAAIILDGEVLSEGSVSKETSISAAMSGSGFSEIDLVMAERKTVYPVLMLPETVESTELIEEDKILVLQNARIKALIDPAEFGHVFSLKLDDVEFLMSSHPGPSDFAWEKPWFGGIIPRVNTSGEKPFRLDTLKPEWSRFELETNGLAEKGWELRWKIDHKKYGSLNLTWRVSMFPGIPVIRTSFCPEALHETYLGGEFDVRGFLSPGGEHENAVFSSQTEPLLRQGRKHAGSWSFVGDWARVETPGKGFVEAYSLEKGIFFSEDYAEHGCHLSVFSTHDKKNIVEMLWLFGSCEDDDRLSKIFRKHGGRA; from the coding sequence ATGAAAAGAAATATAATTCTCAAAATTTATGAGAAGCACCACGCAAAGGGTGTGGCAACCATGTGGTCTGAGAGTCGGGAGGGTTGGCCTCCCGGTTTTCTGGGCGCTTCCGAGTTCACTGCTGAAAGCGTTGAGATGGAAGAGCAATCATCCGGCAAGCTCTTTACTGTACTGGCTCTGGACGGAGACCGTGTGGTGGGTTTCTGCCGCACAACACCGTACGGAGGTGAGCCGGACGCCGCATATGTGGCTCTTGTAAATGTAGTTCCGGATCTGCACGGAAAGAAGATTGGCAAACGACTTCTTCTGGACGCTGTGGAAAGAACCGCATTAAAGGGCTTTTACAGAATTGACCTTCATACATGGCCTGCAAATCTCAAGGCTATGCCTCTTTACAAAAAGACAGGCTTCTTCTGGGTCCCTGATACTATGGTTTACATGCAGAACTACATGCCTTTTCTGATAGGAAGGCCGGAATTTAAAGAATTCCTGGATGGTGAATCATGGTACGACATTTTCGAGCGGGAACTGACAGTTGAACCGGATGAACAGAAAACCGATTCGGGCAGGGAAGTGTTCAAATATCGATTTGCGATCAAAGATAGATCCTTTGAGGCTGTGTTCGACAGAAGGGGAAGAATACTTTGCGCGATAAATGCCCCCGGCGTGACTGCTTCCATCGAGCGTGAAGTGGGGAAGATTTTCTTCGGCAGAGAAGTCAGCATAAACCTTGCAGGGGATTCACTGCCCGATAGAATTGATATGAAATCTCATGAATATCTTTCAGCTCCATCATCGGTCACGCTGGATGAAGCGACTTCGGGCTTTAAAATCGTTCATGAACCGGTAGAGGTTCCTGTACCTGAGAGGGATAGATCTCCCAGAGTATCAGCACTGATTCCAGGGAGAATTCCTGTGGAATTAGGGCTCGGGATAAGAGCTGAAGAGCCTGTATCGCTGCTTTCGCCTCCTGTCAGGAGGATACGGCAGGGACAGAGTGTGCTCGAGCTCGACCTCAAGAAACTTGCTGACGCCGATTCCGTGACTGTGCTTACTTCATTGAACGGTGAAAAGCTTCAGGAACAGAAATTCGGACTTGATGAATCCGTCTTTCAACGGATCAGAATTCCTCTCCCGGAATTGTCGAATGGAATTCACGAACTGGCGCTCAGGTTCAAGTTGTTCGATCAATGCGGAGCCGAGGAAAAACTCATCCTTGTATCCGGACCCTTTACAGGCATTCCTGAATCGAGAATCACAAGGAAATCAGCAGTGATTATCGGCAGGGATATTTCTATTGAGGTTGCCAGCACCGGAGCATGGACGTCCGTCTGGGGGCACGGTATGGACGATAAACCATCCAGACTCGGAGGGCTCAGACTTTACGCCGGTCCGCCTTACTGGAATTCTGACTTACCTCATCAGCTGTACAATTTCAAACTCGACGGGAATGTTATCAATGCAGGCACTGCCTGGTCTGCCAGACCAGGAATGGTTCATGAATGCAGTTTTTCACTTGATCCGGCAGGTTTCATCAGGGCTAGCAGTATTGTTCGGAATGGATCGGATTCAGTACAGAAAATCAGGTTTTCAGCTGTATGGGGCGGGGGTCAATCATTTACGCCCGGAACCGACGCTATCCCTCTGAAGGAAGGTGTCTACACCGGCAACAGGATATACAACCAGATCCCTGACTGGACCGAAGATCTCCCAAAAATAGTAGACGAACTCGGTGCACCATGGCTGGCTTTGTCCGGCCCCGACAGATCATTGATAGCTTACTTCCCTGACTGGTCCAGTCTTCGGTATGATCGACCCGAAACTGAGGAAATACTTATCAAACCCGGCGAATATGCTGAATCACCAGTATTGAAGCTGCTCTTCTCTGACGGCAATTTCGACTGTCTTTTCAGGAGAGCTACATCCCTTGGCTGGGAACTGGGAGAAACAGAGAAGCAATTCGGTTTTCTCAACCATAATATTACTCCTGTCATGCGGAATGGAGCAGAAGTAAAGCTTTCTCACCGCCTTCTTGGAAAGCGTAAAGCCGCCATTATTCTCGATGGTGAAGTGCTCTCTGAAGGATCTGTATCCAAAGAAACTTCCATCTCCGCTGCGATGTCCGGCTCCGGTTTCAGTGAGATCGACCTTGTGATGGCGGAAAGAAAGACCGTATATCCGGTTCTAATGCTACCCGAAACCGTTGAATCCACAGAACTTATCGAGGAAGACAAGATCCTTGTTCTTCAGAATGCGAGGATAAAGGCTCTGATAGACCCGGCAGAGTTCGGTCATGTATTCAGCCTGAAACTGGACGATGTGGAGTTTCTAATGTCCTCTCATCCGGGACCTTCGGACTTCGCCTGGGAGAAGCCATGGTTCGGGGGAATAATACCCAGGGTAAATACTTCTGGAGAGAAACCCTTCAGACTCGACACGCTAAAGCCTGAATGGAGCAGATTCGAGCTTGAAACAAACGGTCTGGCGGAGAAAGGCTGGGAACTCAGGTGGAAGATAGACCATAAGAAATACGGCTCATTGAATCTGACCTGGCGAGTCTCAATGTTCCCCGGTATTCCTGTTATCCGAACCAGTTTCTGTCCCGAGGCTCTTCACGAAACTTATTTAGGAGGTGAATTCGATGTCCGCGGTTTCCTCTCCCCTGGAGGAGAACATGAGAATGCTGTGTTCTCATCTCAAACCGAACCGCTCCTCAGGCAGGGAAGAAAGCATGCGGGATCGTGGTCTTTTGTCGGTGACTGGGCCAGGGTCGAGACGCCCGGAAAGGGTTTTGTCGAGGCATATTCTCTTGAAAAGGGTATTTTCTTCTCTGAAGACTACGCTGAACATGGTTGTCATCTTTCCGTTTTTTCAACACATGATAAAAAGAACATCGTGGAGATGCTCTGGCTGTTCGGCTCATGTGAAGATGATGACAGGCTCTCGAAAATCTTCAGAAAACATGGGGGCCGGGCCTAA
- a CDS encoding metallophosphoesterase, whose translation MTLILILLASFPVRVAVFGDRTGSPDDNEFEIAIDAIVEMSPDIVLSVGDFVEGNGDVATACEDWDSILPVLERLTSRFPFVFTPGNNDIWNDQTENYWKEYTGTEPSRIEEISGITFVIWDTSRDDCLSMDDLDLIESFIEEIDKDKPWILVTHKPFWFMSYEDPDVVSDFKKLMTESGPLAVVGGHIHRFAADREDGVLYISAGPSGSAVPEPDPEHGNFTQFGWMTIWPDSVAYAIVDARGVYSESINTGEEMSLFYLYRNEMIAGRQLEMEMESTVLTLRPVEDRTRTIRLSVNSGNWNLHPDTLEIELMEDPVELHFTQSPEGSPYPSPVITIEMEYGSRNREMSFEYFWPVLRRANAFVMEPVLDGRVSIGEYRGVFQKDFANPEGQPSDLPGTGFRAATDEKNLFLCMEMQGSSSISDDYAGFIFSSGETFYWLKVWRDGTTEALIIPPEGEWEDWEEGYSIVVMTDDTYWCIEAAFNIPLLDPEDDFVFMHLYRVIDDDYATWIYPIEFDASTMGRIWLE comes from the coding sequence GTGACATTAATACTGATTCTTCTGGCTTCTTTTCCGGTGAGGGTAGCTGTTTTTGGAGACAGAACTGGTTCTCCCGATGATAACGAATTTGAAATAGCCATCGATGCTATCGTGGAGATGTCTCCGGACATAGTGCTTTCAGTTGGTGATTTCGTTGAAGGAAACGGAGATGTTGCGACCGCATGTGAGGACTGGGACAGTATCCTTCCCGTTCTGGAAAGACTTACCTCCCGTTTTCCATTTGTGTTCACTCCCGGAAACAATGACATCTGGAACGATCAGACAGAGAATTACTGGAAGGAATACACCGGCACCGAACCCTCCCGGATCGAAGAAATATCCGGAATTACATTTGTCATATGGGACACATCAAGAGATGACTGCCTGTCGATGGATGATCTGGATCTTATAGAAAGTTTTATAGAGGAGATTGACAAGGACAAACCATGGATACTTGTAACTCACAAACCTTTCTGGTTCATGTCTTATGAGGATCCGGATGTGGTGAGTGATTTCAAGAAGCTCATGACGGAATCAGGGCCGCTGGCAGTAGTGGGTGGACATATACATCGCTTTGCCGCCGATCGCGAGGATGGCGTTCTCTACATATCAGCAGGACCTTCCGGCAGCGCTGTGCCGGAACCTGACCCGGAGCATGGTAATTTCACTCAGTTCGGCTGGATGACAATCTGGCCTGATTCTGTAGCCTATGCCATAGTTGATGCAAGAGGGGTTTACTCTGAGAGTATCAATACCGGTGAAGAAATGAGTCTGTTCTACCTCTACAGGAATGAAATGATTGCAGGACGACAACTGGAGATGGAAATGGAATCCACAGTTCTCACATTACGTCCGGTAGAAGACCGAACAAGAACCATTCGATTGAGCGTAAATTCGGGGAACTGGAACCTGCATCCTGACACTCTTGAGATAGAACTAATGGAAGATCCTGTTGAGCTCCATTTCACTCAATCCCCCGAAGGCAGTCCATACCCCTCACCGGTTATAACAATCGAAATGGAGTATGGTTCGCGAAACAGGGAAATGTCATTTGAGTATTTCTGGCCTGTTCTTCGCAGGGCAAATGCGTTTGTTATGGAACCCGTTCTTGATGGAAGAGTATCTATAGGTGAATACAGAGGGGTTTTTCAAAAGGATTTCGCCAACCCGGAGGGGCAACCATCAGATCTTCCCGGAACGGGATTCAGAGCGGCAACTGATGAAAAGAATCTGTTTCTCTGCATGGAAATGCAGGGGAGTTCATCCATAAGCGATGATTACGCAGGATTTATTTTCAGTTCCGGTGAGACCTTCTACTGGCTCAAGGTCTGGCGTGACGGTACAACAGAAGCTCTTATCATTCCCCCTGAGGGAGAGTGGGAGGATTGGGAAGAGGGCTATTCCATTGTAGTCATGACAGACGATACCTACTGGTGTATAGAAGCTGCCTTTAACATACCGCTGCTTGATCCCGAAGATGATTTCGTGTTTATGCATCTGTACAGAGTAATTGACGATGACTACGCGACATGGATCTATCCAATAGAGTTCGATGCTTCAACAATGGGCAGAATCTGGCTCGAATAG
- a CDS encoding nucleoside deaminase: protein MELALEQAEEAFKEGEVPVGAVLVESSGRIFTDRNRTRETGLPASHAEHLVITAAASARGDWRLDDCSLYSTLEPCLMCAGLAVISRIPRIIYGAWDKRFGAFGSVTNILEMPNLNHYPDVKGGCLADRSSQLLKEFFRQGRNNQGPPSA from the coding sequence ATGGAACTGGCACTCGAACAGGCAGAAGAGGCATTCAAGGAGGGAGAAGTTCCTGTAGGCGCAGTACTCGTGGAATCTTCCGGAAGGATTTTTACTGATCGGAATCGAACAAGAGAAACAGGTCTTCCAGCTTCTCATGCAGAGCATCTTGTGATAACAGCTGCTGCTTCCGCAAGGGGAGACTGGAGACTCGATGATTGCAGTCTGTACTCCACCCTTGAACCCTGTCTTATGTGCGCGGGACTCGCTGTGATCTCTCGCATACCGAGAATTATCTATGGTGCCTGGGATAAAAGGTTTGGAGCGTTTGGATCTGTCACGAATATCCTTGAGATGCCGAACCTTAATCACTATCCTGATGTTAAGGGCGGATGCCTTGCGGACAGGTCATCTCAGCTTCTGAAAGAGTTCTTCCGCCAGGGTCGCAACAATCAGGGGCCTCCATCTGCCTGA
- a CDS encoding aminopeptidase P N-terminal domain-containing protein: MFSSEIYSDRRQRLIKEMPDEFALILPPSGSKPSSADGHYPYTPNLNLVYLTGITQPRTWLVIHRRKNMEVREDLFIDAYDETYAKWIGSVLTKEEAQERSGIENISFNTGVKKWIDRIIQRWGIENVLVDYPIAGVTGEKGSRLRFADELLAAYPHLNFGRLSKAVFRMRMIKDSVELDLMRQAIELSRKGFIRAIKALKPGMLEYEFEAELLYEFMRNGEKTPAFPAIIAGGSRATCLHYEDNDKPLEDGTLLLLDFGARKQLYNADISRTVPVNGKYTDRQREHILMVIEVQEEAIRLLRPGKLHSKWNSEVEEFYAGILMKKGFIETKEDIKTFYYHPVGHHLGLDTHDENVISDELKAGMVLTVEPGFYSEEEGIGIRIEDDVLIGENGNTVLSESIPKYPDEIEAIMAGGN; the protein is encoded by the coding sequence AGATATACTCGGATCGCAGACAACGACTGATAAAGGAAATGCCTGATGAGTTCGCCTTGATCCTCCCCCCTTCCGGATCAAAACCTTCCAGTGCGGATGGGCACTATCCCTACACACCGAATCTGAATCTTGTCTATCTGACAGGTATAACACAGCCAAGAACCTGGCTTGTCATACACAGGAGAAAGAACATGGAAGTCAGGGAAGACCTGTTCATTGACGCCTACGACGAAACTTACGCAAAATGGATTGGATCTGTTCTGACAAAGGAAGAAGCTCAGGAAAGAAGTGGAATAGAGAACATCTCATTCAATACAGGCGTGAAGAAGTGGATAGACCGAATCATACAGCGCTGGGGTATAGAGAATGTTCTTGTTGATTATCCGATTGCCGGTGTTACGGGTGAAAAAGGCAGCAGGTTAAGGTTTGCAGATGAACTGCTTGCAGCATACCCGCATCTTAATTTTGGCAGGCTGTCCAAAGCCGTCTTTCGCATGAGAATGATCAAGGACTCCGTTGAGCTGGATCTGATGCGGCAGGCAATAGAGCTCTCGCGAAAGGGTTTTATACGCGCTATCAAAGCTCTGAAACCGGGGATGCTCGAGTATGAATTCGAAGCAGAGCTGCTGTACGAATTCATGCGAAACGGGGAGAAAACACCCGCGTTTCCAGCGATAATTGCCGGTGGAAGCCGCGCAACCTGCCTTCATTATGAAGATAATGACAAACCTCTTGAGGATGGAACTTTGCTTCTCCTTGATTTCGGAGCCAGGAAACAGCTGTACAATGCGGACATTTCAAGAACCGTTCCTGTGAATGGCAAGTACACAGACAGGCAGCGAGAACATATTTTGATGGTCATAGAGGTTCAGGAGGAAGCAATACGGCTGCTTCGACCAGGGAAGCTGCATTCGAAGTGGAACTCTGAAGTTGAAGAATTTTACGCCGGGATTCTGATGAAAAAAGGTTTCATTGAAACGAAAGAGGACATTAAGACTTTTTACTACCACCCTGTCGGGCACCATCTGGGGCTGGATACACATGATGAAAACGTTATCAGCGATGAGCTTAAGGCGGGCATGGTACTCACAGTGGAACCAGGATTTTACTCGGAAGAAGAAGGTATCGGCATAAGAATAGAAGACGATGTTCTTATTGGAGAAAATGGAAACACAGTGCTTTCAGAGAGCATTCCGAAGTATCCTGATGAGATCGAAGCGATTATGGCTGGAGGAAATTGA